A genomic region of Solanum dulcamara chromosome 2, daSolDulc1.2, whole genome shotgun sequence contains the following coding sequences:
- the LOC129874778 gene encoding probable beta-1,4-xylosyltransferase IRX10L, with amino-acid sequence MRNWNFLGFLYLAFILRVESFKFHRIDQHVERISGSAGDVLEDDPTGRLKVFVYELPGKYNKKTVQRDSRCLNHMFAAEIYMNHFLLSSPVRTLNPEEADWFYTPVYTTCEYLTPHGHPLPFNSPRMMRSAIHHIASSWPYWNRTEGDDHFFILPHDFGACFHFQEEKAIERGILPLLQRATLVQTFGQRNHVCLKDGSITIPPYAPPKKIQSHLISPDTPRSIFVYFRGLFYDKRNDPEGGYYARGARATVWENFKDNPLFDISTDHPTTYYEDMQRAIFCLCPLGWAPWSPRLVEAVVFGCIPVIIADDIVLPFADAIPWEDIGLFVAEKDVPYLDNILTSVPPQEILRKQRLLANPSMKQAMLFLQPAQPGDAFHQILNGLARKLPHHHKTIYGDNSALNWTAGTVGDLKPW; translated from the coding sequence ATGAGAAATtggaactttcttggatttctCTATCTTGCTTTCATATTGAGAGTTGAATCCTTCAAATTTCATAGGATTGATCAACACGTTGAAAGAATCTCCGGAAGTGCTGGCGATGTGTTGGAGGATGATCCTACAGGCAGGTTGAAAGTTTTTGTATATGAGCTTCCAGGCAAATATAACAAGAAAACGGTGCAGAGGGACTCACGATGCCTCAATCACATGTTTGCTGCTGAGATATATATGAATCATTTTCTGTTATCCAGCCCTGTTCGAACACTTAATCCAGAGGAGGCAGATTGGTTTTACACTCCAGTTTATACAACTTGTGAGTACTTGACGCCACATGGTCATCCTTTACCTTTCAACTCACCGCGTATGATGAGAAGCGCGATTCATCATATTGCTTCTAGTTGGCCATACTGGAACAGGACAGAGGGTGATGATCACTTCTTCATTCTACCACATGATTTTGGTGCATGTTTCCATTTTCAAGAAGAGAAAGCTATTGAAAGGGGGATTCTTCCGTTGCTCCAACGTGCAACCTTGGTTCAAACTTTTGGACAACGGAATCATGTTTGTTTGAAGGATGGATCGATAACTATTCCTCCATATGCTCCtccaaagaaaattcaatcccaCTTGATCTCTCCTGATACTCCAAGATCCATATTTGTCTATTTCCGAGGATTGttttatgacaaaagaaatgaTCCTGAAGGCGGGTACTATGCAAGAGGCGCTCGAGCAACAGTGTGGGAGAACTTTAAGGACAATCCACTCTTTGATATTTCTACAGATCATCCAACTACATACTACGAAGACATGCAGCGAGCTATCTTTTGCTTGTGCCCTCTCGGATGGGCTCCATGGAGTCCGAGATTGGTTGAAGCCGTTGTATTCGGATGCATCCCCGTTATAATAGCAGATGACATTGTCTTGCCATTTGCTGATGCGATTCCATGGGAAGATATTGGATTGTTCGTAGCGGAGAAGGATGTTCCATATTTGGATAACATTCTCACTTCTGTTCCACCACAAGAAATACTGAGGAAGCAGAGATTGCTTGCCAATCCTTCAATGAAGCAGGCAATGTTATTTCTACAACCTGCTCAACCAGGTGACGCTTTCCACCAAATCTTGAATGGACTTGCTCGTAAATTACCCCATCATCACAAGACCATATACGGAGACAACAGCGCCTTAAACTGGACTGCTGGTACAGTTGGTGATCTAAAACCTTGGTAG